In Candidatus Saccharibacteria bacterium oral taxon 488, a single window of DNA contains:
- a CDS encoding glycosyltransferase, whose translation MNTKAATISQPLARSRHFAAQNQPSFRAIARPLIDIVVPVLNEEKILQKSITTLDEYMAKHLPYRYQITIADNGSQDKTLEIANNLAKKHQSVRVVSLVERGRGRALKQVWQNSPADILTYMDVDLSTSLDDFLPMIQPLVAGEAGVAIGSRLMKDSRTSRGVKREFISRCYNNIIKWTSGTKFSDAQCGFKAIRRDVAAKFLPKIKDNEWFFDTELLIKTERAGVPIHEQPVTWIEDTDSRVKIVKTAVDDLKGLYRVNRELDKRSWLEKWTLPVLLALTGALYLFGALHNGMANSYYAAAVQAASRDWTAWLFGGLDAANYVSVDKPPLATMVMGLSARLFGFSSFSMLLPSVLAGVGSVWLVYAAVKRQFGFTSAVIAGATLMLTPVAALMFGFNNPDAILTLMLTASGYAFLRSLEGKRPLLWLGLAGLFTGLAFNTKMLQGLMVLPAMVLVYVVFAKPPIVTRFLHVMFAGVIAMMSTLWWSVLVWLTPAGSRPWVGSTNDNNIWSLIFGYNGFGRLLGGRGGGGGPGGTPPSGGMGGTAMNTAGSGTNVASQTIAAQTATDGIGMGGGPGGPGGGHGPGGTGFGGQTGIFRIFNNDFGPNIAWLLVLALAGGGLLLWILRKTPRTNRGRAAVMFWMLWLLIHVVIFSMTSGVIHPYYVVVMAPAVAALVGISLPFLWGAYVRRKPYAWLLPVLVGMTAIIAVIILGYAGTMTWLMWTVGLLGIVGMIGLLINLYTPRRWLQNLAIITALAACTLAPTVYTLATVNVAHTGSIPTAGPSSTAMQGSNNETSQADSQLVQYLLRHQHGATWLVAVASANESAAIQLTSGQPVMAVGGFNGSDTPLTLEQFKQLVKAGKVNYYAISSHGRGGGPGGGNNEITAWVKQTGTVVNYGGSDVTLYKLSAT comes from the coding sequence ATGAATACGAAAGCAGCAACCATATCCCAACCACTGGCTCGGTCGCGGCACTTCGCCGCTCAGAACCAGCCGTCGTTTCGGGCAATTGCCCGTCCGCTCATTGACATCGTCGTGCCGGTGTTGAATGAGGAGAAGATTCTTCAAAAAAGTATCACGACGCTTGATGAATATATGGCGAAACACTTGCCGTATCGCTACCAAATCACCATCGCGGATAACGGCAGCCAGGACAAGACCCTGGAAATTGCCAATAACTTAGCAAAAAAGCACCAATCGGTGCGGGTAGTAAGTCTGGTGGAGCGTGGTCGGGGGCGAGCGCTCAAACAAGTCTGGCAGAATAGCCCAGCCGACATCTTGACCTATATGGACGTTGATCTGTCGACCAGCTTGGATGATTTTCTGCCGATGATTCAGCCGCTAGTGGCGGGCGAAGCTGGTGTAGCGATTGGTTCGCGGCTGATGAAAGATTCTAGAACCAGTCGTGGTGTGAAGCGGGAGTTCATCTCGCGGTGCTATAACAATATTATCAAATGGACGTCAGGTACTAAGTTTAGCGATGCGCAGTGTGGTTTCAAGGCGATCCGCCGGGATGTCGCTGCAAAATTCTTGCCGAAAATCAAAGACAATGAATGGTTTTTTGACACCGAATTGCTGATCAAAACCGAGCGAGCCGGTGTGCCGATTCACGAGCAACCAGTCACCTGGATTGAAGATACGGATAGCCGCGTGAAAATTGTGAAAACGGCTGTCGATGATCTGAAAGGACTGTACCGCGTCAACAGGGAACTGGACAAACGATCATGGTTGGAGAAGTGGACACTACCGGTGCTGTTGGCGCTGACTGGTGCGCTGTATTTGTTTGGCGCGCTCCATAATGGCATGGCGAATAGTTACTATGCAGCGGCGGTGCAGGCGGCCAGCCGGGATTGGACGGCGTGGTTATTTGGCGGTCTGGACGCGGCCAATTATGTATCGGTTGATAAGCCTCCACTGGCGACGATGGTGATGGGGCTGAGCGCGCGGTTGTTTGGCTTTTCAAGCTTTTCGATGTTGCTGCCAAGTGTGCTAGCGGGCGTTGGTTCAGTGTGGCTAGTCTATGCGGCGGTGAAGCGGCAGTTTGGTTTCACCAGTGCCGTGATTGCTGGAGCAACGCTGATGCTGACACCAGTGGCGGCGCTGATGTTTGGCTTTAATAATCCTGATGCGATTTTGACACTGATGCTGACTGCCAGTGGCTACGCATTTTTACGCTCGCTGGAAGGTAAACGACCACTGTTGTGGCTGGGTCTGGCGGGGTTATTCACGGGACTGGCGTTTAATACCAAGATGCTGCAAGGGTTGATGGTGCTACCGGCGATGGTGCTAGTCTATGTGGTGTTTGCCAAGCCGCCGATCGTCACGCGGTTTCTACACGTGATGTTTGCCGGCGTCATCGCCATGATGTCGACGCTGTGGTGGAGTGTGTTGGTTTGGCTGACACCAGCTGGTAGTCGGCCGTGGGTGGGCAGCACCAATGATAACAACATTTGGAGTTTAATATTTGGCTATAACGGCTTTGGTCGACTGCTTGGCGGGCGTGGTGGAGGCGGTGGCCCAGGTGGTACGCCACCAAGTGGTGGCATGGGCGGTACCGCGATGAACACGGCGGGTAGCGGTACAAACGTAGCGTCGCAAACTATCGCCGCGCAAACTGCAACAGACGGCATCGGCATGGGCGGCGGCCCGGGTGGCCCCGGTGGCGGACATGGCCCAGGTGGTACGGGTTTCGGTGGGCAGACGGGAATTTTCAGGATCTTTAACAATGATTTTGGGCCAAATATTGCTTGGTTGCTAGTCCTAGCCCTGGCGGGCGGTGGATTATTACTGTGGATTCTACGCAAAACACCCCGGACGAATCGTGGTCGGGCAGCAGTAATGTTCTGGATGCTGTGGCTGCTGATTCACGTCGTGATTTTCAGCATGACCAGCGGCGTGATTCATCCGTACTACGTAGTGGTAATGGCGCCAGCGGTGGCGGCACTCGTCGGTATCAGTCTGCCGTTTCTGTGGGGCGCCTATGTCAGGCGCAAACCATATGCGTGGCTCCTGCCGGTGCTGGTCGGTATGACGGCAATAATTGCGGTGATTATCCTCGGTTACGCTGGGACGATGACGTGGCTGATGTGGACGGTTGGGCTATTGGGTATTGTGGGGATGATTGGATTATTAATCAACCTTTACACACCGCGGCGGTGGCTGCAAAACTTAGCAATCATCACTGCCCTAGCTGCCTGCACGCTCGCTCCGACGGTCTATACCCTAGCGACAGTCAACGTCGCACACACTGGTAGCATCCCGACGGCCGGGCCGAGTTCGACGGCGATGCAGGGTAGTAATAATGAAACATCACAGGCGGACAGTCAATTGGTGCAGTATCTTTTGCGGCATCAACATGGCGCAACCTGGCTGGTAGCAGTAGCTAGCGCCAACGAGTCGGCGGCGATTCAGCTGACCAGCGGCCAGCCGGTGATGGCGGTCGGTGGATTTAACGGTAGCGATACACCGCTGACGCTGGAGCAATTTAAGCAATTAGTGAAGGCCGGCAAGGTCAACTATTACGCCATCAGCTCACATGGTCGTGGTGGTGGCCCAGGCGGCGGTAATAATGAAATCACGGCGTGGGTCAAACAGACTGGCACCGTCGTTAATTATGGAGGTAGCGATGTAACACTATACAA
- a CDS encoding TetR/AcrR family transcriptional regulator gives MATSSRAGLLKAARCIFLRHGYKATSIADIAKRAGIAVGSVYALYPSKLELFQAVYETENTSSKQKIVAAIDWSHPKPALQQYIRANIEAIRHNKILAEWYSQVPGEVLRRTHLETQSKLSGCFLGESLAEKVSEWRASGQLRPVATDQLLSELFTVLTIKDTSGKVSPEMMQFLIEAVLDKLFIDA, from the coding sequence ATGGCGACTAGTAGTCGGGCTGGACTACTCAAGGCAGCACGGTGTATATTTTTGCGTCACGGCTATAAAGCAACATCGATAGCTGATATTGCGAAACGAGCTGGCATAGCGGTCGGTAGCGTGTATGCACTGTATCCGTCGAAGCTGGAGCTGTTTCAAGCGGTATACGAAACAGAGAATACCAGTTCAAAGCAGAAAATTGTCGCGGCAATCGATTGGTCACATCCTAAGCCTGCTCTACAGCAATATATTCGGGCGAATATAGAAGCTATCCGGCATAATAAAATCCTTGCCGAATGGTATAGCCAAGTTCCAGGTGAAGTATTGCGTAGGACACATCTAGAAACTCAGTCGAAGCTATCCGGTTGTTTTCTGGGTGAATCTCTTGCTGAAAAAGTGTCGGAGTGGCGTGCCAGTGGTCAGTTGAGGCCGGTCGCTACCGATCAATTACTTAGTGAATTATTTACTGTATTGACCATCAAAGATACGTCGGGTAAAGTCAGCCCAGAAATGATGCAGTTTTTGATCGAGGCGGTGCTGGATAAGTTGTTCATAGACGCCTAA